The Methanobacterium lacus genome includes a region encoding these proteins:
- the tfrA gene encoding fumarate reductase (CoM/CoB) subunit TfrA, which yields MERSIHECDVLVIGSGGAGCRAAIEAKKHNLNVTIVSKGLSFKSGCTTLAEGGYNAAFGYVDLEDSVESHLADTIKGGADLNDKKLVQILVNESKDRLIELESYGAIFDRQESGKLNQRPFGGQSFRRTCFQGDRTGHEMMMALKEEVIRQHINTVDEVAITSLIMDEKNEGVIGACGISLKDSKFMIFKSKSVILASGGAGWLYPVTSNAVQKTGDGYTLAYVAGADMIDMEEVQFHPTGMLYPESRRGVLVTEAVRGEGGKLFNVNMERFMTNYDERGELATRDVVARAIYNEIREGRGTENGGVYLDVSHLDPKLIEEKLETMLLQFLDVGVDIRNQAMEVAPTAHHFMGGVKINPECETTIKNLYAAGEVAGGVHGANRLGGNALAETQVFGRRAGESAAKNAVEKEQKSNEASVELEEERIAGLFKGGNVRPHELKAELMEIMWENVAIIRNEEGLKLALARIEEIQNKLPDMKVSKDSGYSKDLLDAIEIQNMLEVASLVIQSALIRRESRGSQYREDYPDRDERWNRSIVMNKNKDFSYIRRGMGCNTCKL from the coding sequence ATGGAAAGATCGATACATGAATGTGACGTACTCGTAATTGGTTCGGGCGGAGCAGGATGCCGGGCAGCTATTGAAGCAAAAAAACATAATTTGAACGTTACCATAGTTTCTAAAGGTTTATCTTTTAAATCAGGATGTACAACCCTTGCTGAAGGCGGTTACAATGCCGCATTTGGATATGTTGATTTAGAAGACAGTGTGGAATCACATTTAGCTGATACAATCAAGGGTGGGGCAGATCTAAATGATAAGAAACTGGTTCAAATTTTAGTCAACGAATCTAAGGACAGATTGATAGAATTAGAATCCTATGGGGCAATATTTGACAGACAAGAATCTGGAAAACTAAATCAACGCCCATTTGGTGGCCAGAGCTTCAGAAGAACTTGTTTTCAAGGAGATAGAACTGGACATGAGATGATGATGGCTTTGAAGGAGGAGGTTATTCGGCAACATATAAATACTGTGGATGAAGTTGCAATAACTTCTTTGATCATGGATGAAAAGAATGAAGGAGTAATCGGAGCATGTGGAATCTCCTTAAAGGATTCAAAGTTCATGATATTTAAATCTAAATCTGTTATCCTTGCAAGTGGCGGTGCTGGATGGCTTTACCCTGTAACATCGAATGCTGTACAAAAAACAGGAGATGGGTACACTCTTGCTTACGTTGCCGGTGCAGACATGATAGATATGGAAGAGGTACAATTCCATCCTACTGGAATGTTGTACCCTGAATCTAGAAGGGGCGTTCTGGTAACTGAAGCGGTTCGAGGAGAAGGTGGAAAACTCTTCAATGTCAACATGGAACGATTCATGACGAATTACGATGAAAGGGGAGAACTTGCCACCAGGGATGTTGTTGCAAGAGCTATTTACAACGAAATCAGAGAGGGAAGGGGAACAGAAAATGGCGGAGTTTACCTTGATGTGAGCCATCTTGATCCCAAGCTAATTGAAGAAAAACTTGAAACCATGCTGTTACAATTTCTTGACGTGGGTGTTGACATAAGAAACCAAGCCATGGAAGTTGCTCCAACAGCTCACCATTTCATGGGGGGAGTTAAAATTAATCCAGAATGTGAAACCACCATAAAAAATCTATACGCTGCAGGAGAAGTTGCAGGTGGTGTTCACGGAGCAAACAGACTGGGAGGAAATGCCCTGGCAGAGACTCAAGTATTTGGTAGGCGTGCAGGAGAATCAGCAGCAAAAAATGCCGTTGAAAAAGAACAGAAATCCAACGAAGCTTCAGTTGAACTAGAAGAAGAAAGGATCGCTGGTTTGTTTAAAGGGGGAAATGTACGTCCCCACGAACTCAAGGCAGAATTGATGGAGATCATGTGGGAGAATGTGGCGATCATAAGGAATGAGGAGGGTTTAAAATTGGCCCTTGCAAGGATTGAAGAGATTCAAAATAAACTTCCGGACATGAAAGTATCAAAAGATTCGGGTTACAGCAAAGACCTCCTTGACGCTATTGAAATTCAAAACATGCTTGAGGTAGCATCACTCGTTATTCAATCTGCTTTAATCCGCCGTGAGAGTAGAGGATCACAATATAGGGAAGATTATCCAGATAGGGATGAGAGATGGAACAGAAGCATTGTAATGAACAAAAATAAAGATTTCAGCTACATAAGAAGGGGTATGGGCTGTAATACATGTAAATTATGA
- the ribB gene encoding 3,4-dihydroxy-2-butanone-4-phosphate synthase, with the protein MIEKALEALKNGEIVLVFDSDNRERETDMIVAAEFMTPEHMTQIRNDAGGLFCVPLSSENSDALGVPFMTDIMDIASSEYPVLAELNPDDIPYDEKSAFSITVNHRKTFTGITDNDRACTINELASLCKEGKQREFGKYFRAPGHVTLLRAAKGHVRSRKGHTEMSIALMEMAGLTEVAVCCEMMDDKTGGSLPTAEAEQYAKEHDLVFLSGADLIEAYKNYIENDS; encoded by the coding sequence ATGATAGAAAAAGCATTAGAAGCATTGAAAAATGGAGAGATCGTTTTAGTATTTGACAGTGATAATCGTGAGCGTGAAACAGACATGATCGTGGCTGCTGAGTTTATGACCCCCGAACACATGACCCAGATAAGAAATGATGCAGGAGGTTTGTTCTGTGTACCACTCTCATCAGAAAATTCAGATGCACTTGGAGTGCCATTCATGACAGATATCATGGATATTGCAAGTTCAGAATATCCTGTTCTTGCAGAGTTAAATCCCGATGATATTCCCTACGATGAAAAATCTGCATTTTCCATCACTGTAAATCATAGAAAAACCTTCACAGGAATTACAGATAATGATAGGGCATGCACCATTAACGAGCTTGCTTCACTATGTAAGGAAGGAAAACAAAGGGAATTTGGAAAGTACTTCCGAGCTCCAGGACATGTTACGCTTTTAAGAGCTGCAAAGGGACATGTGAGAAGTAGAAAAGGCCACACTGAAATGAGCATAGCATTAATGGAAATGGCTGGTCTCACAGAAGTAGCTGTATGTTGTGAAATGATGGATGATAAAACAGGAGGATCATTACCTACTGCTGAAGCAGAACAGTATGCAAAAGAACATGACCTTGTGTTCCTAAGTGGTGCAGACCTCATTGAAGCCTACAAGAATTATATAGAAAACGACAGCTAA
- the sepS gene encoding O-phosphoserine--tRNA ligase, translating into MKTNKLLKLARKDFEKAWVETAQTLKKPHTDNEYPRIQMRTGQSHMLYNTIWELRQAYLNLGFNETINPVFVEQDDIYRQFGPEAPAVLDRCFYLAGLPRPDIGIGMDKIAVIEEIGVEINDDKIQALKEVFRGYKKGDESGDDLVHHVSVALDVQDSVGLRILENVFPELRELKPVSSRTTLRSHMTSGWFLTLQSLHNQSKLPLKLFSIDRCFRREQREDMSHLMTYHSASCVWADDEISLDMGMAVSENLLQHFGFKKFKFIPDEKKSKYYIPGTQTEVYGYHPKLNEWVEVATFGLYSPIALSHYGIDKQVMNLGVGAERIAMILHNQTDVREMVYPQTYAKWHLTDRELASMLHINYYPFSTDGRELMDILKQKFLEYSEKESPCEFTVFEGEFLGRNIRVKILEPESNTRLLGPAAWNSIYIKDGNIVGLPENNAKDELSLETVQNGIPLGITYMDGVIAKACYMIEEMIVGGETESEFRTTLAKSLSDVNLKLEEVALNYITSNNKLIDIRGPIFSTVTFEVID; encoded by the coding sequence TTGAAAACAAATAAACTATTAAAATTGGCAAGAAAAGATTTTGAGAAAGCTTGGGTTGAAACTGCCCAAACATTGAAAAAGCCCCATACTGACAATGAATATCCACGTATTCAAATGAGAACAGGCCAATCCCACATGTTGTACAACACCATTTGGGAGTTGAGGCAAGCCTATCTGAATCTTGGATTTAATGAAACAATAAATCCAGTATTTGTTGAACAGGACGATATTTACAGGCAGTTTGGCCCGGAAGCACCTGCTGTTCTTGATCGTTGTTTTTACTTGGCAGGATTACCAAGGCCCGATATTGGTATTGGGATGGATAAAATTGCAGTGATAGAAGAAATTGGTGTCGAAATTAATGATGACAAAATTCAAGCCTTGAAAGAAGTTTTTAGAGGTTACAAGAAGGGTGATGAAAGTGGAGATGACTTGGTACACCACGTCTCTGTAGCATTAGATGTGCAAGATTCTGTTGGTTTAAGGATCCTCGAAAATGTATTTCCCGAACTTCGTGAACTTAAACCAGTTTCATCAAGAACCACCCTCAGATCCCACATGACAAGTGGATGGTTCTTAACATTACAATCCCTGCACAACCAAAGTAAGCTGCCTTTGAAGTTATTTTCAATAGATCGTTGCTTCAGAAGAGAACAACGGGAAGATATGAGTCATTTAATGACCTATCATTCTGCTTCGTGTGTATGGGCAGATGATGAGATTTCACTCGACATGGGAATGGCTGTTTCAGAAAATCTGCTTCAGCACTTTGGATTTAAAAAATTTAAATTCATACCTGATGAAAAAAAATCCAAGTACTACATACCTGGAACACAAACTGAAGTCTACGGTTATCATCCTAAGCTCAATGAATGGGTAGAAGTGGCAACCTTTGGTCTCTATTCTCCAATTGCACTCTCACATTATGGTATTGACAAACAGGTGATGAACCTTGGAGTGGGTGCAGAGAGGATAGCCATGATTTTACATAATCAAACCGATGTCCGGGAAATGGTTTACCCTCAAACCTATGCTAAATGGCATTTAACAGACAGAGAACTTGCATCGATGTTACATATTAATTATTATCCATTCAGCACCGATGGACGTGAGTTGATGGATATCTTGAAGCAAAAATTCCTCGAGTACAGTGAAAAGGAATCACCATGCGAATTTACGGTTTTTGAAGGTGAATTCTTGGGTAGAAACATAAGGGTCAAGATACTCGAACCTGAATCAAACACCCGTTTACTGGGACCGGCCGCATGGAACTCCATTTATATTAAAGATGGAAATATAGTGGGTCTGCCAGAAAACAATGCCAAAGATGAATTATCTCTAGAAACAGTCCAAAATGGCATTCCCCTTGGAATCACGTACATGGATGGAGTGATTGCTAAGGCTTGTTACATGATTGAGGAAATGATCGTTGGTGGCGAAACAGAATCTGAATTCAGAACCACCCTTGCAAAATCACTTTCAGATGTAAATCTCAAACTTGAGGAAGTTGCATTAAACTATATAACTAGCAACAACAAGCTAATTGATATTAGGGGACCTATTTTCAGTACAGTAACCTTTGAAGTGATTGATTGA
- the gatA gene encoding Asp-tRNA(Asn)/Glu-tRNA(Gln) amidotransferase subunit GatA encodes MKLLDKSELIKDHEITALDNLEMFCRTIGHKNDDYNAFLEINEGSAHERAEAIDKKIENGEKVGKLAGLVIGIKSNINVEDFHITAASKTLENYLGSYDATVVKRIKQEDGIIIGMTNMDEFAAGSSTETSYFGHTENPAAPGRIPGGSSGGSAVAVAAEMCDLSIGSDTGGSIRNPASHCGVVGFKPTYGVVSRQGLLDLAMSFDQIGPFSRDVSGAALLMDVIGGYDETECTSVKWDSPKFTDQLGQNSLEGTSLGVVKQFFDVSDDKIVNIVEESIDKMKDMGAEVHELSFDYIDLCLPTYYLINYVEFFSATRKYDGRKYGERIEEVCGEEVLRRIYMGSYISQKEFSGKYYKKALQARSLIKREVNKLLQNVDVIVGPTVPMLPHKIGTSLEPMDMYSYDVLTVIANLAGIPAGSMKAGEVNGIPVGIQIQGKPFEDSKILGIMSALDDADPEI; translated from the coding sequence ATGAAACTATTAGATAAATCAGAATTAATTAAAGATCATGAAATCACAGCATTAGATAATCTGGAAATGTTCTGTAGGACTATTGGACATAAGAATGATGATTATAATGCTTTTTTAGAGATAAACGAAGGTTCAGCTCATGAACGTGCTGAAGCCATCGATAAAAAGATCGAGAATGGTGAGAAGGTAGGAAAACTCGCAGGATTAGTAATTGGAATCAAAAGCAACATAAATGTTGAGGATTTTCATATAACTGCAGCTTCAAAAACCCTTGAAAATTACCTTGGAAGTTATGATGCAACTGTTGTTAAAAGAATAAAACAGGAAGATGGTATCATAATTGGAATGACCAACATGGATGAATTTGCAGCTGGAAGTTCCACTGAAACATCTTACTTTGGCCATACTGAAAATCCAGCAGCTCCGGGAAGAATTCCTGGAGGTTCTTCAGGTGGAAGTGCTGTGGCAGTTGCAGCTGAGATGTGTGATCTGAGTATTGGTTCTGACACAGGCGGTTCAATAAGAAATCCGGCATCACATTGTGGTGTTGTAGGTTTTAAACCTACATATGGGGTTGTTTCAAGACAGGGACTTTTGGATCTTGCAATGAGTTTTGATCAGATTGGCCCATTTTCAAGGGACGTAAGTGGGGCTGCCCTCCTCATGGATGTTATTGGGGGTTATGATGAAACTGAATGCACATCTGTGAAGTGGGATTCTCCAAAATTCACAGACCAACTTGGGCAAAACTCACTTGAAGGTACCAGTCTGGGTGTGGTAAAACAGTTCTTCGATGTTTCTGATGATAAGATAGTCAATATTGTTGAAGAATCCATAGATAAAATGAAGGACATGGGTGCTGAAGTGCATGAATTAAGCTTCGATTATATTGATTTATGCCTACCTACTTACTACCTCATAAACTATGTTGAATTCTTTTCTGCAACACGAAAGTATGATGGAAGAAAGTACGGTGAAAGAATCGAAGAAGTTTGTGGAGAAGAGGTCCTAAGAAGAATCTACATGGGTTCCTACATCAGTCAAAAAGAATTCAGTGGTAAATATTACAAAAAAGCACTGCAGGCCAGGTCACTCATCAAAAGGGAAGTAAACAAATTACTTCAAAACGTTGATGTAATTGTCGGGCCAACCGTTCCAATGTTACCACACAAGATCGGAACATCTTTGGAACCAATGGACATGTACTCCTACGATGTTCTGACTGTTATAGCCAACTTGGCAGGAATCCCTGCAGGTAGCATGAAAGCAGGTGAAGTGAACGGAATTCCAGTTGGTATTCAAATTCAGGGAAAACCATTCGAAGACTCTAAAATATTGGGCATAATGTCTGCGTTGGATGATGCAGATCCAGAAATATAA
- the ala gene encoding alanine dehydrogenase, giving the protein MKDATRYETLLLKQSEIKELIEMKEIIESVETAYTVHATRNVQMPAKKYLFFKKYNGDLRIMPAFIKNMDEAGVKCVNVHPENPVKYNLPTVMGIIQLFDPKSGFPLSVMDGTWITNMRTGAAAGVGTKYLAREDSKTLGIIGAGKQAFTQLMALKEVMDIEHAHVFCRTCSSRENFADMARKRFDIDINAVSTAEEAVKNMDVVVTVTPANKPVIKTEWITEGTHINAMGADAPGKQELEVGILQKARIFIDCWEQARHSGEINVPVHDGIITRKSISSKIGDVIIGNAEGRISDEDITVFDSTGLAVQDMVTGWKVYEEAVKKGVGTVINFLD; this is encoded by the coding sequence ATGAAAGATGCAACTCGATATGAAACACTTCTCCTCAAACAAAGCGAAATTAAAGAACTTATAGAAATGAAAGAGATTATTGAGTCTGTTGAAACAGCTTACACTGTGCATGCAACAAGAAATGTGCAGATGCCTGCAAAGAAATATTTATTTTTTAAAAAATACAACGGCGACTTGAGAATAATGCCAGCTTTCATAAAGAATATGGATGAGGCCGGTGTGAAATGTGTGAACGTTCATCCTGAAAATCCTGTGAAATATAATTTACCCACAGTTATGGGCATTATCCAATTATTTGACCCTAAATCTGGATTTCCATTGTCTGTTATGGATGGAACCTGGATAACTAACATGAGAACCGGAGCTGCTGCAGGTGTAGGAACTAAGTATCTTGCTAGAGAAGATTCAAAAACACTGGGAATAATTGGTGCAGGTAAACAAGCATTTACACAGCTTATGGCACTTAAAGAAGTAATGGATATTGAACATGCCCATGTATTTTGTAGAACATGTTCATCAAGGGAAAATTTTGCAGATATGGCTCGCAAACGTTTTGATATCGATATTAATGCAGTTTCAACTGCTGAAGAAGCTGTTAAAAATATGGATGTTGTTGTTACTGTAACACCAGCAAATAAGCCAGTTATAAAAACTGAATGGATAACCGAAGGCACACATATAAACGCAATGGGTGCAGATGCACCTGGAAAACAGGAACTTGAAGTTGGAATTCTTCAAAAAGCTAGAATATTTATTGATTGCTGGGAACAGGCCAGACACAGTGGAGAAATCAATGTCCCGGTCCATGATGGAATAATAACCAGAAAATCAATCAGCTCCAAAATTGGGGATGTTATTATAGGTAATGCTGAGGGAAGAATTTCAGACGAAGATATTACCGTGTTCGATTCCACTGGTTTGGCTGTTCAAGATATGGTCACTGGATGGAAAGTCTACGAAGAAGCTGTTAAAAAGGGCGTGGGTACTGTTATAAATTTCCTCGATTGA
- a CDS encoding DUF1624 domain-containing protein, which translates to MEKNLNVRFWEVDSLRGLAVVCMICYHFLFDLAFFGVISWDVSSGFPWFFARITALTFIFLMGVSLTLSSSRSKLSGRYLHKSLFKKYLQRGCKIFALGLFITAITWIFIPQEFIIFGILHFIGISIILAYPFLKRKYLNLVAGISIILIGIYLQTLSFNFNWLMWLGFVPNSLNTVDYFPIFPWFGIVLLGIFFGGILYKNYKRQFKLPDWSDNYFFKGSAFLGRHSLVIYLIHQPIIIIVLYFLGVVNINYFF; encoded by the coding sequence ATGGAAAAAAATTTAAATGTAAGATTCTGGGAAGTTGATTCCCTCCGTGGTCTTGCTGTTGTGTGCATGATCTGTTACCATTTTCTGTTTGATCTGGCATTTTTTGGAGTAATATCTTGGGATGTTTCATCTGGATTTCCTTGGTTTTTTGCAAGGATAACGGCTTTGACATTCATATTTTTAATGGGTGTTTCTTTAACACTCAGTAGTTCAAGATCAAAACTTTCAGGAAGATATCTACACAAAAGTCTTTTTAAAAAGTATCTTCAAAGAGGCTGCAAAATATTCGCCCTAGGTTTGTTCATTACAGCTATAACATGGATATTTATTCCTCAGGAATTCATAATATTCGGAATTTTACATTTCATTGGAATATCTATCATCCTTGCATATCCATTTTTAAAAAGGAAATATCTCAATTTAGTAGCAGGAATTTCCATAATTTTAATTGGAATTTATTTACAAACGCTAAGTTTTAATTTCAACTGGTTGATGTGGTTGGGATTTGTACCGAATTCTCTTAACACAGTGGATTATTTCCCTATCTTTCCATGGTTTGGAATTGTTTTGCTGGGAATTTTCTTTGGAGGTATACTGTATAAAAATTATAAGAGACAGTTTAAACTGCCTGACTGGTCTGATAATTATTTTTTCAAGGGATCAGCTTTTCTTGGGAGACATTCACTGGTTATTTATTTAATTCATCAACCCATTATCATAATAGTGCTGTACTTTTTGGGTGTAGTAAACATCAACTACTTCTTCTGA
- a CDS encoding DUF120 domain-containing protein, whose translation MKLMGKIVSGMGKGTFFMSQDFYKAQFQEKVHFTPFEGTLNLKIDSKSIDSMKTIPKNKFGLIHGEGKFGDVKFIKATINNEIYGALVFPAKSEHNEDVLEFITDKNLRKLFKFQDGDEVTVILG comes from the coding sequence ATGAAATTAATGGGCAAAATAGTTTCAGGGATGGGTAAAGGAACCTTTTTCATGTCGCAAGATTTTTACAAGGCGCAGTTCCAGGAAAAAGTCCATTTCACACCTTTTGAAGGTACTCTTAACCTGAAAATTGATTCAAAATCAATAGATTCCATGAAGACCATCCCTAAAAATAAATTTGGTCTGATTCATGGTGAGGGTAAGTTTGGAGATGTTAAATTTATTAAAGCAACCATTAACAACGAAATATATGGTGCCCTCGTATTTCCAGCAAAGAGTGAACATAACGAAGATGTGTTGGAATTTATTACAGATAAAAATCTCAGGAAACTATTCAAATTTCAGGACGGAGATGAAGTAACCGTCATATTAGGTTAA
- a CDS encoding MFS transporter, producing MSLLNQHKKLNSIHYRIFGISWAGWVFDFYDLILFTFLIIPIGHELNLSTIMLSYALSASILAAAVGGVIFGVLADKYGRKPVLQWTIVIYSIGTFLCAFSTNLETLILFRIITGLGVGGEWATGQTYVNETFPAHLRGKFGSLLQTGNPVGFILAALVGGFLAPIIGWREAFFVSVIPAILVIFIRRKIPESDVWIMNNVSSGKNRVKKTLLNKKNQFFELFTKKYRKLFFKALLLAILGSSAYWFTYSWLPTYLLQQNISISKSALWIIVNQVGGIIGLLIFGFIADKFGRRPAFSIFATTMAFGLIMITIFWSNIQAYPPFIFIFMFIIGIGTGIYGGYGPIVSELFPTEIRSTALGAGFNLARGTQFLTPIILAGIAIYYGLGSGIFLGSIFALSVAIFIWTFPETKGIELESLE from the coding sequence TTGTCACTCTTGAATCAGCATAAGAAACTTAACAGTATTCATTACAGAATATTTGGAATCAGTTGGGCAGGTTGGGTTTTTGATTTTTACGATCTCATACTCTTCACATTTCTGATAATTCCGATTGGACATGAACTCAACCTTTCTACCATCATGCTTTCATACGCGTTAAGTGCGTCTATTTTAGCTGCAGCTGTTGGAGGAGTGATATTTGGAGTACTGGCAGATAAATATGGTAGAAAACCAGTCCTTCAGTGGACAATAGTAATATACAGCATTGGTACCTTTTTATGTGCATTTTCAACCAATCTTGAGACATTAATCTTGTTCAGGATCATAACAGGATTGGGAGTGGGTGGTGAATGGGCCACTGGACAGACCTACGTTAATGAAACCTTTCCTGCACACTTAAGGGGCAAGTTTGGGTCTCTGTTACAAACTGGAAATCCAGTAGGATTTATTCTGGCAGCACTGGTTGGTGGATTTTTGGCACCTATCATAGGATGGAGGGAAGCATTTTTTGTCTCTGTTATTCCGGCCATTCTAGTGATATTCATCAGGAGAAAAATACCAGAATCAGATGTATGGATAATGAACAACGTTAGCTCTGGTAAAAATAGGGTTAAAAAGACTTTGTTGAACAAAAAAAATCAATTCTTTGAGTTATTTACAAAAAAATACAGAAAACTATTTTTTAAGGCATTACTCCTAGCAATATTGGGCAGTTCTGCCTACTGGTTTACATATTCATGGCTGCCAACATATCTGCTTCAGCAAAATATTTCAATATCCAAATCTGCCCTTTGGATAATTGTAAATCAAGTAGGGGGAATAATAGGCCTATTAATATTTGGTTTTATCGCGGATAAGTTTGGTAGAAGACCTGCTTTCTCAATCTTTGCTACAACCATGGCTTTTGGCCTGATCATGATTACCATCTTCTGGTCCAATATCCAAGCTTACCCTCCATTCATATTTATTTTCATGTTCATAATAGGAATAGGAACTGGTATCTATGGGGGATATGGACCGATAGTCTCGGAACTCTTCCCAACAGAGATAAGAAGCACAGCATTAGGTGCAGGATTCAACCTTGCGCGAGGTACACAGTTTTTAACTCCAATTATCTTAGCAGGTATTGCAATCTACTACGGTCTTGGAAGCGGAATATTCCTTGGATCCATATTTGCATTGAGTGTTGCAATTTTCATTTGGACCTTCCCGGAAACAAAGGGAATCGAACTGGAAAGTTTAGAGTAG
- a CDS encoding nucleotide-binding protein translates to MKKIGFLYVKGALPAFEDFGHLPTHIVGSNGTVNGFKMHKELDGLIIPGGSIVESQSVGRDIEREIHKMNAEGKFIFGMCSGFQLLANQTDIGRKSPCPVEKKGMGILDVSFSPMVGTDRVKAKIVDDSFLTKNLTGTLVSGFHCHTYGNITGDAKTVLKSLVKRTDYQNNPREITSGVTNDEGNAVGIMLHGALDENPMLRTNMLDFIGADDKDQTEIKDANEVLLKQIKAEMGIETGIKVINSKQEPAHGTKMIMMASTGSDSGKTFLTTGIIGALRKRGMRVAAIKVGPDIRDIVPSLYLNKEKMENFSSIKIGDLGWMDLDHVIKAVNSNNYDLVIVEGVMSIFTGLLNEKVPFSSAEIALAANLPVIMVSPCNKGGIETAAIDLTAHAEMMEKLGINTVGLILNKVYDSKIAGEAEKHIKSRINPEYFATIPKVKLKERGNMPEVEIKLEDFCLNAIKTVENYLDLDEIVKLAATPNFSGYTDFNALLKSFN, encoded by the coding sequence ATGAAAAAAATAGGATTTCTCTATGTTAAAGGAGCTTTACCAGCATTTGAGGATTTTGGACATCTTCCAACCCATATTGTAGGGAGTAATGGGACTGTAAATGGATTTAAAATGCACAAAGAGTTGGATGGTCTGATAATACCTGGCGGAAGTATAGTTGAATCCCAAAGTGTCGGTCGCGACATAGAACGGGAAATACATAAGATGAATGCTGAGGGTAAATTTATTTTTGGTATGTGTTCTGGCTTCCAGCTTCTTGCAAACCAAACAGATATTGGCCGAAAATCACCATGTCCCGTTGAAAAGAAGGGTATGGGTATTCTAGATGTTTCATTCAGCCCAATGGTTGGAACAGATCGTGTCAAAGCTAAAATTGTGGATGACTCATTTTTAACAAAAAATTTAACAGGAACTTTGGTTTCAGGATTCCACTGTCACACATATGGTAATATAACAGGTGATGCCAAAACAGTGTTGAAATCACTTGTAAAGAGAACTGATTACCAGAACAATCCCCGTGAAATAACTTCTGGTGTTACAAACGATGAAGGCAATGCAGTGGGAATCATGCTACATGGGGCCTTGGATGAAAATCCAATGCTTAGAACCAACATGTTAGATTTTATAGGGGCAGATGATAAGGATCAAACAGAAATTAAGGATGCCAATGAAGTTTTATTAAAACAGATAAAAGCTGAAATGGGCATAGAAACCGGAATTAAAGTCATAAATTCAAAACAGGAACCGGCCCATGGCACAAAAATGATCATGATGGCAAGCACAGGATCCGATTCTGGAAAAACATTCCTAACAACTGGAATCATTGGTGCTTTACGCAAACGTGGAATGAGGGTGGCTGCCATAAAGGTGGGTCCCGATATTCGAGATATTGTTCCATCTCTTTACCTAAACAAAGAGAAAATGGAAAATTTTTCCTCAATAAAAATAGGGGATCTAGGATGGATGGATTTGGATCATGTAATCAAAGCTGTTAATTCTAACAACTATGATCTAGTAATTGTTGAGGGTGTTATGAGCATTTTCACTGGACTTTTAAACGAAAAAGTTCCATTTTCTTCTGCTGAAATTGCATTAGCAGCTAACTTACCTGTTATAATGGTTTCACCATGTAACAAAGGAGGAATTGAAACTGCAGCGATAGATCTAACGGCCCATGCAGAAATGATGGAGAAATTAGGAATTAACACTGTAGGCTTAATTTTAAACAAAGTATATGATTCTAAAATAGCAGGGGAAGCAGAAAAACACATTAAATCCCGAATAAATCCTGAATATTTTGCAACAATACCCAAGGTGAAGCTCAAGGAAAGGGGAAACATGCCTGAGGTCGAGATCAAACTGGAAGATTTCTGTTTGAATGCAATAAAAACTGTGGAAAACTATTTGGATCTTGATGAAATCGTAAAACTAGCAGCCACACCAAACTTTTCTGGTTATACAGATTTTAATGCCCTGCTCAAATCTTTTAATTAA